GGGGCGGGCCGCACGCGCCCCCGACCGAGCAGGCAACATAGCCGCCGGAACCAAAACAGCAGCCGGCGCCTCCCTAAGTGAGCGCCGGTTTTTTATGGCCCGTCCATCGCGGGCCGACGCGAGAGAAACAGAGGAGAAGCGAGATGATTTATCACGCCCCAGTCAAAGACATCCGATTTGTATTGAATGAACTGGCCGAATTGACAGGCATTTGCGGTCTGCCCGGCTATGGCGAATGCTCGGTCGAACTGACCGACGCGGTGCTGGAAGAGGCGGCCAAGTTCGCCGAAGGCGTGCTGGCGCCGATCAACAAGCAGGGCGATCAGGGCGCCAAATGGAAAGACGGCGAAGTGACCGCCGCCCCGGGCTTCAAGGATGCCTGGCAGCAATATGTGGAATCCGGCTGGGTGGGGCTGCGCGCGCCGGAGGAGTACGGCGGCCAGGGCATGCCGGCGCTGGTGGCGGCGGCGGCCGAGGAAATGTGGTGCGCGTCCAATCTGGCGTTCTCCCTGGCCCCCTTGCTGACGCTGGGCGCGGTGGAGGCCATCCACCACCATGCTTCCGACGAGTTGAAGGGCATCTATCTGCCGATGATGTCCAGCGGCCAATGGACCGGCACCATGAACCTGACCGAGCCGCAGGCCGGTTCCGACCTGGCCCAGGTGCGCTCGCGCGCCGTGCCGGCGGCGGATGGCAGCTACCGCATCAGCGGCCAGAAGATCTTCATCACCTGGGGCGAGCACGATATGGCCGAGAACATCGTCCATCTGGTGCTGGCCCGTTTGCCGGACGCGCCTGCCGGCGTGAAGGGCATTTCGCTGTTCATCGTGCCCAAGTTCCTGGTCAACGCCGATGGTTCGCTCGGCGCGCGCAACGATGTGCGTTGCGTGTCGCTGGAGCACAAGCTGGGCATTCACGGCAGCCCTACCGCGGTGATGAGCTTCGGCGACAATGACGGCGCGGTGGGCTATCTGGTGGGCGAGCCCAACAAGGGCCTGAACTACATGTTCACCATGATGAACCACGCCCGCTTGGGCGTGGGCATCGAAGGCATGGCGGTGTCCGAGCGCGCCTATCAAAAGGCGGTGGAGTACGCCCGCGAGCGCGTGCAGAGCCGCGCCGTGGGTTCGCCGGACCCGGCTGGCGTCGCCATCATCCAACATCCGGACGTGCGCCGCATGCTGATGACGATGCGCGCCCAGATTGAGGCGCAGCGCGCGCTGACGTTCTACGCCGCCGCCGCGCTGGATCGCGCCGCCCGCCATCCTGTGCCGGCCGAGGCCGCGCGCAACCAGGCGCTGCTGAACTTCCTGATCCCCATCGTCAAGGGCTGGAACACCGAGCAGGCCAACGAGATCACCAGCCTGGCGGTGCAGGTGCACGGCGGCATGGGCTTCATCGAGGAGACCGGCGTCGCCCAGTACTACCGCGATGCCCGCATCACCGCCATTTACGAAGGCACCACCGGCATCCAGGCGCTGGACCTGATCGGCCGCAAGACGGCGTCCGAGCGCGGCGTCACCGCGCGCGCGCTGCTGGGCGAGGCGCAGTCCACCGTCGCCAAACTGCAAGCCGCTGGTTTCGACAGCATCGCTCGCAATCTGGCGGCCGCTGTCGCCGACGCCGAGCGCTGCGTGGCTTTCATACTGGAAACCTTCGGCAGCCAGCCGCAGCTGGCCGCGGCCGGCTCGGTGCCGTTCCTGAAGCTGATGGGCATCGCTCTGGGCGGCTGGCAGCTGGGCCGCGCCGCGCTGATCGCCAAGGAAAAGCTGCAAGACGCCGATGCCGACGCGGACTTCCTGAATGCCAAGATCGTCACCGCGCGCTTCTTCGCCGAGCACCTGTTGCCGCAGGTTTCCGGCCTGGCCGCCGCCATTCTGTCCGGCGCGGACAGCGCGCTGGCCTTGCCGGAAGAACAGTTTTGACATTGGTTTGACGGTATCGATATGCATCATGAGCGCCACGGCTTTGCCGTGGCGTTTTTTATGCGAAAATGCCGACGTTTTGTCAAAGAATTCGATTGTGACTTGGCTGGCGCGGGCGGCTTTGGCCCGAAGTCGGGAATTTGTAGTGAATATTGCCGTAAAACAAATTTTCCGCTGTCATCAAATCTGTGGCTTGGCTATTGCAAAATACACCTCTTGCTGCTTAATCTAGCGTGCCACAGGTGGGCAGTTGATCAGCATAATTTAAGAAAAACGGGATGCCGATGCTTGAAAAGACAAGGGGAAGACTGAAACCGGGTTTTCGCGGCCTTCCGGCATGGAGCAGGCAATGGCATAAAGGCTTGCCCTTGTTGGCTGCTTTGGCGCTGGCCTATTGGTCAGGCCAGCAGTTGACCGCGCTGCTGTCGCCGTCGGCGCGGGCCTATCGCGCCTTGGCGCCGGCCCAGCCGCAAGCCGCCGCGGCCGCGGCCGCGCAGGCGCACTGGTTTGGCGAGGCGCCGCAGCAGCCGGTCTCCGCGCCGCCGCCTATCCGTCTGATTGGCGTTTACGCGCCGACGATGCCTGGCGTGCAGGGCTTCGCCATCATCGATGAGAACGGCCGGGCCCAGCCTTTGCTGCAGGGCAAGCAGACCGCCGATGGCTGGGAGCTGGTCAAGATCGCGCCGAACGGCGTGACGGTGCGCTCCGGCGGCAATGAGCAATTCGTGCCGCTGCAGTCCAGGGCGGGCGGCGGCGCTGTCGACAACGGCCAGCAGCAACAGGCCGGGCAAGCGCAGCAGTTCAACCAGATTCCCATTCCCCAGCCTGGCGTCGTTCAAGCTCCGCCGCCTGGTCCGCAGACCGCGCCCGACAATCCGCAGCAACCGGCGGTCGAGCCCGCCGCCATGATGCGTCAATAAGAGAACACAATGAGAATTTCGAAACTCGTCGCCGCCCTGGCCCTGGTGTCCAGCTGCCAATTGCTCGCCGCTCCGCAGAACGACAGCGTGATGCTCAACTTCGTCAACGCCGACATCGAGACCGTGGTCAAGGCGATAGGCGAAATCAGCGGCAAAAACTTCATCATCGATCCGCGGGTCAAGGGCACCGTCAATATCGTTTCCAGCCGGCCGGTGCCGCGCGCCTTGTCTTACCAGGTGCTGTTGTCGTCGCTGCGTTTACAGGGCTTCGCCGCGGTGGAGGGCAATGGCGTGGTCAAGATCGTGCCGGAGGCGGACGCCAAGCTGCACGCCAAGGCCAGCAAGGGCATTCCGCGCGGCGACGGCGACCGCTTGATCACCAAGGTGTTCTCGCTGAAGAACAGCAACGCCAATCAGCTGGTGCCGGTGATCCGGCCCATTGTTTCGCCCAACAACACGGTGGCGGCTTATCCGCAATCCAATGCGCTGATCGTCACCGACTACGCCGACAACATCCAGCGCATCGAATCCATCATCGAATCGATTGAAACTGCCGCGGCGGGCGATACGGTGGTGATCCCGGTGTTGTATGGCTCGGCGGTCGAATTAGCCAATACGCTGAACAAATTATTGCAAGAGGGCGGCGATGGCGGCGGCAAGACCACCATCCTGGCCGACCCGCGCTCCAATGTGCTGATGGTCAAGGCCGACGCGCCGGGCAAGATCGGCAAGGTCAAGAGCCTGCTGAAAGTGTTGGACCAACCGAGCCAGGCCGGCTCCAACGTGCGCGTGGTGTATTTGAAGAACGCCGAGGCCGGCAAGGTGGCGCAGACCTTGCGCGCGCTATTGACCGGCGACGCAGGGCCGCTGCAAGGCCGTGTCGCCGTCTCCACCAATGGCAGCAGTTCCGGCAGCAGCGGCTTGGGCACCAGTTCATCGGCGACGGGCACATCCTTGGGCGGCAGCAGCAATGCGACGCCCAACGCCGCGGCGGCGCCGGCCGCCTCCAGTCCCTTGAGCAATGATGCGTCCAGCTCGGGCAACAGCCAATTCGCCAGCGGCAGCGGCTCCATGATTCAGGCGGATCCGACCAACAACGCGCTGATCCTGAACGTGCCGGACACCATGTACCAGAATCTGCGCAATGTGATCGACATGCTGGACAAGCGGCGCGCGCAGGTGCTGGTCGAGGCGCTGGTGGTCGAGATGTCGGCGCAACGCGCCATGGAGCTGGGCGTGCAATGGCAGGCCACCAGCGGCGCGGGCATAGGCGGCACCAATTTCACCAATGGCGTCAATACGCCCTCCATCATTTCCACCATCGGTCCGACTGGCGTTTTCAATCCGGCCGCGCTGGCCAGCTCGGCCGGTTTGAATCTTGGCTGGTTGCGGCACGGCAATTTGGCCGCGCTCGCCAAAGCGCTGGAAACCGAGGCTGGCAGCAATGTCGTCGCCAATCCGTCTTTGCTGGCGATGGACAATGAGAAGGCCAAGATACTGATCGGCCAGGAAGTGCCGGTGCCGACCGGCAGCGTGGCGACGCCGAGCAGCTCCACCGGCGGCACGCCGGTGGTGACCACCAGCTACGACCGCAAGACCATAGGCTTCAATCTGGAAATCACGCCGCAGATTTCCGAGGGCGGCAGCGTGCGGATGAAGATCATGCAGGAAACCGCCAGCCTGCAGCAATCCGATCTGCAGATTCTGAACGTGGGCAGCGACGCAGGGCCGACCACGAACCGGCGAGTATTGGAAACCATCGCCAATGTCGACGACGGCAGCATTCTGGCGATCGGCGGCTTGCTGCAGGATTCGGTGACGGATTCCCAGCAGAAAGTGCCGCTGCTGGGCGACATCCCCTGGCTGGGCGGCTTGTTCCGCTATTCGGTCAAGAATCACAACAAGACCAACCTGATGATTTTCCTCAAGCCCACCATCATCAAGGATGAGCTGGGCGGCCGCGTCATGGCTCAGGATCGTTACCAGTACATTCTGGGCGACATGAAGCAAGAGGCGAAGAAGCTGCCGCTGGACCTGGAATCCGCGCTGAAATCCTTGCCGGAGGGCGGCATCAAATCCAGCCTGGAGCGGGATTTCAAGGCGCAGCCAAAATGAACAAGCCCACCCTGATGCCGCTGTTGGGCTTTCCTTTCGCCCGCGCCAACGGCGTGATCCTGCTGGATGGCGAAAGCGGCCGCCAGCTGTTGCTGCGCGAAGACGCCAAGCCGGCGGCCTGGGCCGAGGCGCTGCGTTTGCATGGCGGCGTGCTGGCTGGCGTGGAGACGCTGAGCGCGGCGCAGTTCGAAAAGCGCCTGTCCGAGCACTACGCCAGCCGCGACGGCGCGGCGGCGGAAATGGTGGACGACATCGGGCAGGACATGGACTTGAACCAGATGGTCGAGTCCTTGCCGACCGTGGAGGACCTGCTGGAAAGCGAGGGCGACGCGCCCATCATCCGCATGATCAACGCGCTGCTCACCCAGGCGCTGCGCGATGGCGCCTCGGACATCCACATCGAAGCCTTCGAAGACCGCTCCACCGTGCGCTTCCGCCTGGACGGCACGCTGCGCGACGTGGTCAGCCCGCACCGCGCGCTGCACGCGGCCATGGTTTCGCGGATCAAGATCATGTCCGGCATGGACATCGCCGAGAAGCGCATTCCGCAGGACGGCCGGATCTCGCTGCGCCTGGGCGGCCGGCCGGTGGATGTGCGGGTGTCGACGCTGCCCACCAGCCACGGCGAGCGGGTGGTGCTGCGTCTCTTGGACAAGGAAAACGCGCGCTTGGATCTGGCCACGCTGGGCATGGCGGCGGACACGCTGGCCTCGGTGGACAAACTGATCAATCAGCCGCACGGCATCCTGCTGGTGACCGGTCCTACCGGTTCCGGCAAAACCACCACGCTGTATGCGGCTTTGTCCCGTCTGGACGCCGGCCACACCAATATCATGACGGTGGAAGACCCGGTGGAATACCACCTGGACGGCGTTGGCCAGACCCAGGTCAATCCCAAAATCGACATGAGCTTCGCCAAAGCGCTGCGGGCCATTCTGCGGCAAGACCCGGACGTGGTGATGATAGGCGAAATTCGCGATCTGGAAACGGCGCAGATCGCGGTGCAGGCGTCGCTGACCGGCCACTTGGTGCTGGCCACGCTGCATACCAACGACGCGGCCAGCGCGGTGACGCGTCTCACCGATATGGGCGTGGAGCCCTTCCTGCTGGCCTCGTCGCTGTTGGGGGTGATGGCGCAGCGCTTGGTGCGCCGCGTCTGCCCGCAGTGCAAGGCGCCGCACCCGGTGCCCTTGGAGGATGAGCCGGAGGTGGTGCACTACCGGCCGGTGGGCTGCCCCGCCTGCGCCGGCTCCGGCTACAAAGGCCGTTACGGCGTGTATGAATTGATGCTGGTGGACGACGCGATGCAGCGGCTGATCCATGACCGCGCCTCCGAGCAGCGCCTGCGCGACCACGCCCAGCGCCACGGCATGCGCAGCCTGCGCGACGACGGCCTGCGCTGGGTCAAGGCCGGCGAGACCAGCCTGGAAGAAATCCTGCGGGTGACGAGAAGCTGATGGCGGCCTTCAAGTACACCGCCTATGACGCGGCCGGCAAAGAGCTCAGCGGTTTGATGGAGGCCGATTCCGCCCGCGCCGCCCGCGTGCAGCTGCGCGAGCGCGGCTTGCTGCCGGTTGCCGTGGAAGGCGTCAACGCCAAAACCGGCGGCGCGGGCAGCAATGCGCTGCGCCGCGGCTTGCCGCGCGCCGAATTGGTGATGCTCACCGAGCAGATGTCCACCTTGCTCAACGCCGGCCTGACCTTGGAAAAAGCGCTGACCGCGGTGACTGAGCAGTCGGAAAACACCCGCACCCGCACGGTGCTGGCGGCGCTGCGCAGCGACATCCTGGAGGGCAAGAGCTTCGCCCAGGCCCTGTCCGCCGCGCCGGGCGTCTTCTCGCCGCTGTACCGCTCCCTGGTGCAGGCCGGCGAGCAGTCCGGCCATCTGGACATGGTGATGTCGCGGTTGTCGGAGTATCTGGACAAGCGCCAGAACACCCAGCAGAAAGTGACGCTGGCGCTGGCCTACCCGGCGGTGGTGACGCTGGTGGCCATTTTGGTGGTGGCCGGTCTGATGAGCTATGTGGTGCCGCAGGTGGTCAGCGTGTTCGCCCAGACCAAGCAGACGCTGCCATTCCTGACGCGCGCGCTGGTGGCGTGCAGCGATTTCCTGCGCCAATGGGGCGTGGTTTTGCTGATTTCCATCGTCGCCGCGGTTTTCCTGATCGTCCGCGCCTTGCGCGCGCCGGCGCTGAAGCGCCGCTTTCATGTGCGGGTGCTCAAGCTGCCGGTGTTCGGCCGCTTGTTCCGCGCGCTCAACACCGCGCGCATGGCCAGCACTTTGTCCATTCTGGTCGGCTCCGGCGTGCCGCTGCTGACGGCGCTGGAAACCGCGCGCGGGCTGATGACCATGCTGCCGATGCAGGACGCGGTGACGGATGCGATGAACAAGGTGCGCGAGGGCGTGTCCTTGTCTCGGGCCTTGAACGCCAGCAAGCAGTTCCCGCCGGTGTTGATTCACCTGATTTCCAGCGGCGAGGCCAGCGGCACGCTGTCGCACATGCTGGACCGCGCCGCCCAGCAGCAGGAGCAGGAGGTGGAGCGCAAGCTGGCCACCTTCACCACGCTGATGGAGCCGCTGCTGATCCTGGTGATGGGCGGCATGGTGCTGATGATCGTGCTGGCCATCATGATGCCCATCATCGACATGAACCAGATGGTGCATTGAGCCCAATTGAATGGAAGCAACCCGGCGGGGTTTCGCCGGATTTTGAAGATGGAGATGCAATGAAACAGATTCAACGCGCCGCCCAACGCGGCTTTACCCTGATCGAAATCATGG
The Chromobacterium sp. IIBBL 290-4 DNA segment above includes these coding regions:
- a CDS encoding acyl-CoA dehydrogenase: MIYHAPVKDIRFVLNELAELTGICGLPGYGECSVELTDAVLEEAAKFAEGVLAPINKQGDQGAKWKDGEVTAAPGFKDAWQQYVESGWVGLRAPEEYGGQGMPALVAAAAEEMWCASNLAFSLAPLLTLGAVEAIHHHASDELKGIYLPMMSSGQWTGTMNLTEPQAGSDLAQVRSRAVPAADGSYRISGQKIFITWGEHDMAENIVHLVLARLPDAPAGVKGISLFIVPKFLVNADGSLGARNDVRCVSLEHKLGIHGSPTAVMSFGDNDGAVGYLVGEPNKGLNYMFTMMNHARLGVGIEGMAVSERAYQKAVEYARERVQSRAVGSPDPAGVAIIQHPDVRRMLMTMRAQIEAQRALTFYAAAALDRAARHPVPAEAARNQALLNFLIPIVKGWNTEQANEITSLAVQVHGGMGFIEETGVAQYYRDARITAIYEGTTGIQALDLIGRKTASERGVTARALLGEAQSTVAKLQAAGFDSIARNLAAAVADAERCVAFILETFGSQPQLAAAGSVPFLKLMGIALGGWQLGRAALIAKEKLQDADADADFLNAKIVTARFFAEHLLPQVSGLAAAILSGADSALALPEEQF
- a CDS encoding type II secretion system protein N; this translates as MLAALALAYWSGQQLTALLSPSARAYRALAPAQPQAAAAAAAQAHWFGEAPQQPVSAPPPIRLIGVYAPTMPGVQGFAIIDENGRAQPLLQGKQTADGWELVKIAPNGVTVRSGGNEQFVPLQSRAGGGAVDNGQQQQAGQAQQFNQIPIPQPGVVQAPPPGPQTAPDNPQQPAVEPAAMMRQ
- the gspD gene encoding type II secretion system secretin GspD, with amino-acid sequence MRISKLVAALALVSSCQLLAAPQNDSVMLNFVNADIETVVKAIGEISGKNFIIDPRVKGTVNIVSSRPVPRALSYQVLLSSLRLQGFAAVEGNGVVKIVPEADAKLHAKASKGIPRGDGDRLITKVFSLKNSNANQLVPVIRPIVSPNNTVAAYPQSNALIVTDYADNIQRIESIIESIETAAAGDTVVIPVLYGSAVELANTLNKLLQEGGDGGGKTTILADPRSNVLMVKADAPGKIGKVKSLLKVLDQPSQAGSNVRVVYLKNAEAGKVAQTLRALLTGDAGPLQGRVAVSTNGSSSGSSGLGTSSSATGTSLGGSSNATPNAAAAPAASSPLSNDASSSGNSQFASGSGSMIQADPTNNALILNVPDTMYQNLRNVIDMLDKRRAQVLVEALVVEMSAQRAMELGVQWQATSGAGIGGTNFTNGVNTPSIISTIGPTGVFNPAALASSAGLNLGWLRHGNLAALAKALETEAGSNVVANPSLLAMDNEKAKILIGQEVPVPTGSVATPSSSTGGTPVVTTSYDRKTIGFNLEITPQISEGGSVRMKIMQETASLQQSDLQILNVGSDAGPTTNRRVLETIANVDDGSILAIGGLLQDSVTDSQQKVPLLGDIPWLGGLFRYSVKNHNKTNLMIFLKPTIIKDELGGRVMAQDRYQYILGDMKQEAKKLPLDLESALKSLPEGGIKSSLERDFKAQPK
- the gspE gene encoding type II secretion system ATPase GspE, which codes for MNKPTLMPLLGFPFARANGVILLDGESGRQLLLREDAKPAAWAEALRLHGGVLAGVETLSAAQFEKRLSEHYASRDGAAAEMVDDIGQDMDLNQMVESLPTVEDLLESEGDAPIIRMINALLTQALRDGASDIHIEAFEDRSTVRFRLDGTLRDVVSPHRALHAAMVSRIKIMSGMDIAEKRIPQDGRISLRLGGRPVDVRVSTLPTSHGERVVLRLLDKENARLDLATLGMAADTLASVDKLINQPHGILLVTGPTGSGKTTTLYAALSRLDAGHTNIMTVEDPVEYHLDGVGQTQVNPKIDMSFAKALRAILRQDPDVVMIGEIRDLETAQIAVQASLTGHLVLATLHTNDAASAVTRLTDMGVEPFLLASSLLGVMAQRLVRRVCPQCKAPHPVPLEDEPEVVHYRPVGCPACAGSGYKGRYGVYELMLVDDAMQRLIHDRASEQRLRDHAQRHGMRSLRDDGLRWVKAGETSLEEILRVTRS
- the gspF gene encoding type II secretion system inner membrane protein GspF, which encodes MAAFKYTAYDAAGKELSGLMEADSARAARVQLRERGLLPVAVEGVNAKTGGAGSNALRRGLPRAELVMLTEQMSTLLNAGLTLEKALTAVTEQSENTRTRTVLAALRSDILEGKSFAQALSAAPGVFSPLYRSLVQAGEQSGHLDMVMSRLSEYLDKRQNTQQKVTLALAYPAVVTLVAILVVAGLMSYVVPQVVSVFAQTKQTLPFLTRALVACSDFLRQWGVVLLISIVAAVFLIVRALRAPALKRRFHVRVLKLPVFGRLFRALNTARMASTLSILVGSGVPLLTALETARGLMTMLPMQDAVTDAMNKVREGVSLSRALNASKQFPPVLIHLISSGEASGTLSHMLDRAAQQQEQEVERKLATFTTLMEPLLILVMGGMVLMIVLAIMMPIIDMNQMVH